A single region of the Lates calcarifer isolate ASB-BC8 linkage group LG16_LG22, TLL_Latcal_v3, whole genome shotgun sequence genome encodes:
- the LOC108873842 gene encoding NACHT, LRR and PYD domains-containing protein 12 isoform X28, which produces MMWTEEDRAESPVSSCLSMKSDWSKDFNPPDLSNGPGPWSHWRQFEPQRAESPVSSCLSMKSDWSKDRPPDLSNGPGPWSHWRQFPQQRAEHPVSSCLSMKSDWSKDLNPPDLSNGPGPWSHWRQFEPHRAESPVSSCLSMKSDWSKHFNPPLFSNGPGPWSHWRQFPQHRAESPVSSCLSMKSDWSKDLNPPVFSNGPGPWSHWRQFPQHRAESPVSSCLSMKSDWSKDRPPDLSNGPGPWSHWRQFPQERKRSHVPVEEQLSCCDLCQDVLKDPVSTSCGHWFCRQCITSYWDQSGPSGDSSCPQCGKRPRPGPGLQTADSGLQEVLDEHKISLRRRCERVTEGTDGTGSRTLLNRIYTELYITEGQSEEVNTQHEVMQLEIKMETLHDTPIRCQDVFKALPYQQRHIRVVLTNGVAGVGKTFSVQKFTLDWAEGLENQDVSLLVLLSFRELNLIRDEQYSLLTLLHVFHPTLQKVTAEKLAVCKVLFIFDGLDESRLSLDFNNRKVVSDVTQKSSVNELLTNLIQGNLLPSALVWITSRPAAANQIPPSCVDRVTEVRGFTDPQKEEYFRRRSSDEELSNRTISHIKTSRSLHIMCQIPVFCWIAATVLEHMLTTEQRGELPKTMTDLYSHFLLVQTKRKKNKYHEGHETSPQELTEADREVLLKLGRLAFEQLEKGNIMFYQEDLEQCGLDVTEALVYSGVCTEIFKRESVIFQKTVYCFVHLSVQEFLAAVYMFHCFTNRKTKVLKKFLGNKYVDSTLNDFLNEAVKKSLRSKNGHLDLFVRFLHGLSLESNQRVLGGLLGQTENSPEIIQRAINNLKKMRTNASPDRSINIFHCLMEMNDHSVHQEIQEFLKSENRSKKRLSMIQCSALAYMLQMSEEVLDEFDPKKYNTSEEGRRRLIPAVRNCRKAQLGGCGLSETDCEVVASALKSNPSHLRELDLSDNKDLKDSGVKLVSAGLESPNCRLETLRLKSCSLSEISCSSLVSALKSNPSHLRDLDLSNNWELQDSGVKDLCGFLQSPDCRLETLRLESCSLSEISCSSLVSALKSNPSHLRDLDLSNNDLQDSGVKDLCGLLRSPDCRLETLRLESCRLSEISCSSLVSALKSNPSHLRELDLTLNNLQDSDVKDLTDLVKSPDCGLETLRLESCSLSEISCSSLVSALKSNPSHLRDLNLSNNNLQDSGVKELCGLLRSPHCRLETLRLEYCCLSEISCSSLVSALKSNPSHLRELDLSYNYLQDSGVKELCGFLQSPHCRLETLRLKSCSLSEISCSSLVSALKSNPSHLRELDLSWNNDLQDSAVKKLCGFLQSPDCRLETLRLKSCRLSEISCSSLVSALKSNPSHLRELDLSNNINLQDSAVEELCGFLQSPHCRLETLRLESCGLSEISCSSLVSALKSNPSHLRDLDLSNYSLYDSGVKDLCGFLQSPDCRLETLRLRNCSLSEISCSSLASALKSNPSHLRELDLSWNNLNDSAVKPLHDLVKDPDYRLETVRWRW; this is translated from the exons acacagagcagagtctccagtatccagctgtctgtctatgaagagtgactggtccaaacATTTTAATCCTCCACTCTTCAGTAATGGACCTGGACCCTGGAGTCATTGGAGACAGTTTCCACA acacagagcagagtctccagtatccagctgtctgtctatgaagagtgactggtccaaagaTTTAAATCCTCCAGTCTTCAGTAATGGACCTGGACCCTGGAGTCATTGGAGACAGTTTCCACA acacagagcagagtctccagtatccagctgtctgtctatgaagagtgactggtccaaagaCAGACCTCCAGACCTCAGTAATGGACCTGGACCCTGGAGTCATTGGAGACAGTTTCCACA agagaggaagaggagtcatgttcctgtggaggagcagctgtcctGCTGTGATCTGTGTCAGGACGTCCTGAAGGATCCAGTCTCTACCAGCTGTGGACACTGGTTCTGCAGACAGTGCATCACCTCATACTGGGACCAGTCTGGTCCATCAGGAGACTCCTCCTGTCCCCAGTGTGGAAAAAGACccagaccaggacctggactgcagacagcagatagtggtctgcaggaggttttagatgaacataagatcagtctgaggaggagatgtgaacgtgtgactgaaggaactgatggaacaggaagtagaaccctcctcaacaggatctacactgagctctacatcacagagggacagagtgaagaggttaatacccaacatgaggtgaTGCAGCTGGAGATCAAGATGGAGACCCTCCATGACACTCCAATCAGGTGCCAGGACGTCTTTAAAGCCTTACCttaccaacagagacacatcagagtggttctgaccaacggcgtcgctggtgttggaaaaaccttctcagtgcagaagttcactctggactgggcagagggcttggaaaaccaagatgtcagtctgctggttctgctttcgttcagggagctgaacctgatcagagatgagcagtacagtcttctcacgctgctccatgttttccatccaacattacagaaggtcacagcagagaagctggctgtctgtaaagttctgttcatctttgacggcctggatgaaagcagactttcactggatttcaacaacaggaaggttgtgtctgacgtcacacagaagtcatcagtcaacgagctgctgacaaacctcatccaggggaatctgcttccctcggctctggtctggataacttccagacctgcagcggccaatcagatccctccttcatgtgttgacagggtaacagaagtacgaggcttcactgacccacagaaggaggagtacttcaggaggagatccagtgatgaagagctgtccaacagaaccatctcacacatcaagacctccaggagcctccacatcatgtgtcaaatcccagtcttctgctggatcgctgctacagttctggagcacatgttgactacagagcagagaggagagctgcccaagaccatgactgacctgtactcacacttcctgctggttcagacaaagaggaagaagaacaagtaccatgagggacatgagacgagtccacaggagctgacggaggctgacagggaagttcttctgaagctggggaggctggcgtttgaacAACTtgagaaaggaaacatcatgttctaccaagaagacctggagcagtgtggtcttgatgtgacagaggccttggtgtactcaggagtttgtacagagatcttcaaaagagagagtgtgatcttccagaaaacagtctactgctttgttcatctgagcgttcaggagtttctggctgcagtctacatgttccactgtttcaccaacaggaagaCAAAGGTACTGAAGAAGTTCCTGGGAAATAAATATGTTGATTCAACCCTGAATGACTTCCTGAATGAAGCAGTCAAAAAATCTCTGAGAAGTAAAAAtggccacctggacctgtttgttcgcttccttcatggcctctctctggagtccaaccagagaGTCTTAGGAGgtctgctgggtcagacagagaacagtccagaaatcatccagagagccatcaacaacctgaagaaGATGAGGACAAATGCGtctcctgacagaagcatcaacatcttccactgtctgatggagatgaacgaccactcagttcatcaggagatccaagagttcctgaagtcagagaacagatcaaAGAAGAGACTCTCTATgatccagtgctcagctctggcctacatgctgcagatgtcagaggaggttctggatgagttTGACCCAAAGAAGTACAACACATCAGAGGAGGGACGACGgagactgatcccagctgtgaggaactgcaggaaGGCTCA ACTTGGTGGTTGTGGACTCTCAGAGACTGACTGTGAAGtcgtggcctcagctctgaagtccaacccctcccatctgagagaactggacctgagtgacaaCAAAGACttgaaggattcaggagtgaagctggtttctgctggactggagagtccaaactgcagactggagactctgag gttgaagtcctgcagtttgtcagagatcagctgttcttctctggtctcagctctgaagtccaacccctcccatctgagagacctggacctgagtaacaactgggagctgcaggattcaggagtgaaggatctgtgtggttttctgcagagtccagactgtagactggagactctgag gttggagtcctgcagtttgtcagagatcagctgttcttctctggtctcagctctgaagtccaacccctcccatctgagagacctggacctgagtaacaatgacctgcaggattcaggagtgaaggatctgtgtggtttactgaggagtccagactgtagactggagactctgag gttggagtcctgcaggttgtcagagatcagctgttcttctctggtctcagctctgaagtccaacccctcccatctgagagaactggacctgactctcaacaacctgcaggattcagatGTGAAGGATCTGACTGATCTTGTGAAGAGTCCAGACTGtggactggagactctgag gttggagtcctgcagtttgtcagagatcagctgttcttctctggtctcagctctgaagtccaacccctcccatctgagagacctgaacctgagtaacaacaacctgcaggattcaggagtgaaggagctgtgtggtttacTGAGGAGTCCacactgtagactggagactctgag gttggagtactgctgtttgtcagagatcagctgttcttctctggtctcagctctgaagtccaacccctcccatctgagagaactggacctgagctacaactacctgcaggattcaggagtgaaggagctgtgtggttttctgcagagtccacactgtagactggagactctgag gttgaagtcctgcagtttgtcagagatcagctgttcttctctggtctcagctctgaagtccaacccctcccatctgagagaactggacctgagctgGAACAACGACCTGCAGGATTCAGCAGTGAAgaagctgtgtggttttctgcagagtccagactgtagactggagactctgag gttgaagtcctgcaggttgtcagagatcagctgttcttctctggtctcagctctgaagtccaacccctcccatctgagagaactggacctgagtaacaacattaacctgcaggattcagcagtggaggagctgtgtggttttctgcagagtccacactgtagactggagactctgag gttggagtCCTGtggtttgtcagagatcagctgttcttctctggtctcagctctgaagtccaacccctcccatctgagagacctggacctgagtaacTACAGCCTGTatgattcaggagtgaaggatctgtgtggttttctgcagagtccagactgtagactggagactctgag gttgaggaactgcagtttgtcagagatcagctgttcttctctggcctcagctctgaagtccaacccctcccatctgagagaactggacctgagctgGAACAACCTGAATGATTCAGCAGTGAAGCCTCTCCATGATCTTGTGAAGGACCCAGACTACAGACTGGAGACTGTGAG gtggaggtggtga
- the LOC108873842 gene encoding NACHT, LRR and PYD domains-containing protein 12 isoform X44, with amino-acid sequence MMWTEEDRAESPVSSCLSMKSDWSKDFNPPDLSNGPGPWSHWRQFEPQRAESPVSSCLSMKSDWSKDRPPDLSNGPGPWSHWRQFPQHRAESPVSSCLSMKSDWSKDLNPPVFSNGPGPWSHWRQFPQERKRSHVPVEEQLSCCDLCQDVLKDPVSTSCGHWFCRQCITSYWDQSGPSGDSSCPQCGKRPRPGPGLQTADSGLQEVLDEHKISLRRRCERVTEGTDGTGSRTLLNRIYTELYITEGQSEEVNTQHEVMQLEIKMETLHDTPIRCQDVFKALPYQQRHIRVVLTNGVAGVGKTFSVQKFTLDWAEGLENQDVSLLVLLSFRELNLIRDEQYSLLTLLHVFHPTLQKVTAEKLAVCKVLFIFDGLDESRLSLDFNNRKVVSDVTQKSSVNELLTNLIQGNLLPSALVWITSRPAAANQIPPSCVDRVTEVRGFTDPQKEEYFRRRSSDEELSNRTISHIKTSRSLHIMCQIPVFCWIAATVLEHMLTTEQRGELPKTMTDLYSHFLLVQTKRKKNKYHEGHETSPQELTEADREVLLKLGRLAFEQLEKGNIMFYQEDLEQCGLDVTEALVYSGVCTEIFKRESVIFQKTVYCFVHLSVQEFLAAVYMFHCFTNRKTKVLKKFLGNKYVDSTLNDFLNEAVKKSLRSKNGHLDLFVRFLHGLSLESNQRVLGGLLGQTENSPEIIQRAINNLKKMRTNASPDRSINIFHCLMEMNDHSVHQEIQEFLKSENRSKKRLSMIQCSALAYMLQMSEEVLDEFDPKKYNTSEEGRRRLIPAVRNCRKAQLGGCGLSETDCEVVASALKSNPSHLRELDLSDNKDLKDSGVKLVSAGLESPNCRLETLRLKSCSLSEISCSSLVSALKSNPSHLRDLDLSNNWELQDSGVKDLCGFLQSPDCRLETLRLESCSLSEISCSSLVSALKSNPSHLRDLDLSNNDLQDSGVKDLCGLLRSPDCRLETLRLESCRLSEISCSSLVSALKSNPSHLRELDLTLNNLQDSDVKDLTDLVKSPDCGLETLRLESCSLSEISCSSLVSALKSNPSHLRDLNLSNNNLQDSGVKELCGLLRSPHCRLETLRLEYCCLSEISCSSLVSALKSNPSHLRELDLSYNYLQDSGVKELCGFLQSPHCRLETLRLKSCSLSEISCSSLVSALKSNPSHLRELDLSWNNDLQDSAVKKLCGFLQSPDCRLETLRLKSCRLSEISCSSLVSALKSNPSHLRELDLSNNINLQDSAVEELCGFLQSPHCRLETLRLESCGLSEISCSSLVSALKSNPSHLRDLDLSNYSLYDSGVKDLCGFLQSPDCRLETLRLRNCSLSEISCSSLASALKSNPSHLRELDLSWNNLNDSAVKPLHDLVKDPDYRLETVRWRW; translated from the exons acacagagcagagtctccagtatccagctgtctgtctatgaagagtgactggtccaaagaTTTAAATCCTCCAGTCTTCAGTAATGGACCTGGACCCTGGAGTCATTGGAGACAGTTTCCACA agagaggaagaggagtcatgttcctgtggaggagcagctgtcctGCTGTGATCTGTGTCAGGACGTCCTGAAGGATCCAGTCTCTACCAGCTGTGGACACTGGTTCTGCAGACAGTGCATCACCTCATACTGGGACCAGTCTGGTCCATCAGGAGACTCCTCCTGTCCCCAGTGTGGAAAAAGACccagaccaggacctggactgcagacagcagatagtggtctgcaggaggttttagatgaacataagatcagtctgaggaggagatgtgaacgtgtgactgaaggaactgatggaacaggaagtagaaccctcctcaacaggatctacactgagctctacatcacagagggacagagtgaagaggttaatacccaacatgaggtgaTGCAGCTGGAGATCAAGATGGAGACCCTCCATGACACTCCAATCAGGTGCCAGGACGTCTTTAAAGCCTTACCttaccaacagagacacatcagagtggttctgaccaacggcgtcgctggtgttggaaaaaccttctcagtgcagaagttcactctggactgggcagagggcttggaaaaccaagatgtcagtctgctggttctgctttcgttcagggagctgaacctgatcagagatgagcagtacagtcttctcacgctgctccatgttttccatccaacattacagaaggtcacagcagagaagctggctgtctgtaaagttctgttcatctttgacggcctggatgaaagcagactttcactggatttcaacaacaggaaggttgtgtctgacgtcacacagaagtcatcagtcaacgagctgctgacaaacctcatccaggggaatctgcttccctcggctctggtctggataacttccagacctgcagcggccaatcagatccctccttcatgtgttgacagggtaacagaagtacgaggcttcactgacccacagaaggaggagtacttcaggaggagatccagtgatgaagagctgtccaacagaaccatctcacacatcaagacctccaggagcctccacatcatgtgtcaaatcccagtcttctgctggatcgctgctacagttctggagcacatgttgactacagagcagagaggagagctgcccaagaccatgactgacctgtactcacacttcctgctggttcagacaaagaggaagaagaacaagtaccatgagggacatgagacgagtccacaggagctgacggaggctgacagggaagttcttctgaagctggggaggctggcgtttgaacAACTtgagaaaggaaacatcatgttctaccaagaagacctggagcagtgtggtcttgatgtgacagaggccttggtgtactcaggagtttgtacagagatcttcaaaagagagagtgtgatcttccagaaaacagtctactgctttgttcatctgagcgttcaggagtttctggctgcagtctacatgttccactgtttcaccaacaggaagaCAAAGGTACTGAAGAAGTTCCTGGGAAATAAATATGTTGATTCAACCCTGAATGACTTCCTGAATGAAGCAGTCAAAAAATCTCTGAGAAGTAAAAAtggccacctggacctgtttgttcgcttccttcatggcctctctctggagtccaaccagagaGTCTTAGGAGgtctgctgggtcagacagagaacagtccagaaatcatccagagagccatcaacaacctgaagaaGATGAGGACAAATGCGtctcctgacagaagcatcaacatcttccactgtctgatggagatgaacgaccactcagttcatcaggagatccaagagttcctgaagtcagagaacagatcaaAGAAGAGACTCTCTATgatccagtgctcagctctggcctacatgctgcagatgtcagaggaggttctggatgagttTGACCCAAAGAAGTACAACACATCAGAGGAGGGACGACGgagactgatcccagctgtgaggaactgcaggaaGGCTCA ACTTGGTGGTTGTGGACTCTCAGAGACTGACTGTGAAGtcgtggcctcagctctgaagtccaacccctcccatctgagagaactggacctgagtgacaaCAAAGACttgaaggattcaggagtgaagctggtttctgctggactggagagtccaaactgcagactggagactctgag gttgaagtcctgcagtttgtcagagatcagctgttcttctctggtctcagctctgaagtccaacccctcccatctgagagacctggacctgagtaacaactgggagctgcaggattcaggagtgaaggatctgtgtggttttctgcagagtccagactgtagactggagactctgag gttggagtcctgcagtttgtcagagatcagctgttcttctctggtctcagctctgaagtccaacccctcccatctgagagacctggacctgagtaacaatgacctgcaggattcaggagtgaaggatctgtgtggtttactgaggagtccagactgtagactggagactctgag gttggagtcctgcaggttgtcagagatcagctgttcttctctggtctcagctctgaagtccaacccctcccatctgagagaactggacctgactctcaacaacctgcaggattcagatGTGAAGGATCTGACTGATCTTGTGAAGAGTCCAGACTGtggactggagactctgag gttggagtcctgcagtttgtcagagatcagctgttcttctctggtctcagctctgaagtccaacccctcccatctgagagacctgaacctgagtaacaacaacctgcaggattcaggagtgaaggagctgtgtggtttacTGAGGAGTCCacactgtagactggagactctgag gttggagtactgctgtttgtcagagatcagctgttcttctctggtctcagctctgaagtccaacccctcccatctgagagaactggacctgagctacaactacctgcaggattcaggagtgaaggagctgtgtggttttctgcagagtccacactgtagactggagactctgag gttgaagtcctgcagtttgtcagagatcagctgttcttctctggtctcagctctgaagtccaacccctcccatctgagagaactggacctgagctgGAACAACGACCTGCAGGATTCAGCAGTGAAgaagctgtgtggttttctgcagagtccagactgtagactggagactctgag gttgaagtcctgcaggttgtcagagatcagctgttcttctctggtctcagctctgaagtccaacccctcccatctgagagaactggacctgagtaacaacattaacctgcaggattcagcagtggaggagctgtgtggttttctgcagagtccacactgtagactggagactctgag gttggagtCCTGtggtttgtcagagatcagctgttcttctctggtctcagctctgaagtccaacccctcccatctgagagacctggacctgagtaacTACAGCCTGTatgattcaggagtgaaggatctgtgtggttttctgcagagtccagactgtagactggagactctgag gttgaggaactgcagtttgtcagagatcagctgttcttctctggcctcagctctgaagtccaacccctcccatctgagagaactggacctgagctgGAACAACCTGAATGATTCAGCAGTGAAGCCTCTCCATGATCTTGTGAAGGACCCAGACTACAGACTGGAGACTGTGAG gtggaggtggtga